TAAATGTTCAGGTTCTTTTTCGAATTCTATAAACCATTCATGGTAGGGAAGTTCCTCATGAGGGTTAACCTGTGGGGCAAGATGGAACTCGGTGATCTGGGCCGGATGTTGTTTCAAAGTTGCTTTCATGGCTTCTTCCACCTCATAGGCTATAACGTGTTCTCCAAATGCTGAGGTAAAATGTTTGGTTCTTCCACTCACCAGAATTCTGTGCGGATTTTTATCAATAAATCTTACGACATCTCCTATAGAATAAGCCCAAAGTCCTGAATTGGTCGTTAAAATTAAAGCATAATCTTTGTTCAGCTCAACTTCTTTCAACGTTAATCTTCTGGCACCGGGTTTACCATAGTCTTCCAACGAAATAAATTCATAGAAAATTCCATGGTGGGTTAAAAGCAATAAACCTTCTTGGGTATAATCATCCTGAAAAGCAAAAAATCCTTCCGAAGCGGGGAAGGTCTGCACAATATCTACTTTTCCGCCTAACAGCTCTTCCATTTTGTCGCGGTAAGGCTCATAGTTTACCCCTCCTGTAACAATCAGTTGAAGATTGGGGAAAATCTGTTTAATCTTTTGTCCCTTTTTTCCAGTTAATTTCTCAAAATACATAATCAACCATGGGGGGATTCCCGAAATTAAGGTCATGTTCTCCTTTTCAGTTTCCTCAACAATTTTGTCTACTTTCGCTTCCCAGTCTTCTATCATGTTGGTTTTGAGACTTGGAAGTCTGTTTTTCTGTAGGTAGTTGGGAATGTGATGGGCAACAATCCCTGAAAGCCGACCGACTTTTATGCCGAAATTTTCCGTCAGTTCAGGACTTCCCTGTAAGAAGATCATTTTTCCTTTTACAAAATCAGCATTATTTTTTTTGGCGATATAGTGGAAAAGAGCGCTTTGAGCTCCTTTTATCTGAAAAGGCATTCCTTCTTTTGAGATCGGAATGTATTTCGCACCCGAAGTTGTTCCTGAAGTTTTGGCAAAATATTCAGGCGTTTCTGTCCACAGAATATTGGCCTGACCCTTTTTTACTCTTTCAATATATGGCTTCAAAACTTCATAGTCTCCTACAGGCACACGATCCTGAAAATCTTTAACCGATTTGATGCTTTCAAAATCATGTTCTCTTCCAAAAAGGGTTTTTTTAGCGGTGTCAACGAGGGAAAGTAAAAGGTCCTCTTGATTTTTTTCTGCATTTTTTTTGAATTCGTCTGCCTTTTGAACATGTTTTTTTGCCCATACCAGCGCCGCATTTTTCTTTATGAAGTTTAACATGGTTCAAATTTATAAATTAGTAAAGAATCTTATGACATTTTTAATCGAAAGTTGATGAGTCCATTTAATTTTTTTTGATGTTGGAAAACCTTAAAATGTTTAATGCTCGAAAAGCTTGCAAAACTTCATGTTCAATATTTAAAGCAGAAGAAAAATATATGAATCTGATCTGAAAAAAAAACTGAATGAAAATATTTTTTTTCATTACTAAATTGCTTGAAGTTTCCCCCAATCATTCTATTAATAAAAGCCAGAACTGCAAAGCAAAAAAATGACCGGTGTTATCAGCCTGAGTTCGATCCATAAAATATTCTACCATATCAATAGGGGCGGGCTTCAGCCCGTCTAAAAAAGATGATACTCCTATAGGTTTTAGCTGAAATTTATAATCAATTTGTACTAAAGTCCTCTATTTGATTTGTGATTTTATCATTGGGCTGAAGCCACGCTATTTAAATAATTCTAGCATTCGTGGCAAATAAAAAGAATATGTATGTACAAAAGGAATAAAAAAACCGATGAATCTTTGATCATCGGTTCTTCGAAATTTGATTATGAAAATAACAACTATATGTTGAGTTTATTTGTTTACTTTATACCTTTTGTCCGGTGTTCCGTCTTTTTTTAATTTTTTATTCTCTTTGTATCTCTTGTCAGGAGTTCCGTCTTTTTTCATTTTGGCTTCATTTGTTGATGTTGGTGCAGTTTTAGCCGTTTTCACATCCTTAGAGGCCGTCTTTGTTGTCGTTTTGGCTACCTGCTGGGTTTTGGATGGGGTTGCAGGAGCAGCTTGCTGAGCGGTAGCAAGTCCGAGTCCTAAGACCAGTGACATTGCTGTTAAAAATTTTTTCATAGGGGTTGGATTTGTTTTTTTGTTGAATCAAAGGTAGGTAAAAATCAGACTGAAAACTTTAGTTTTTCAAACTTAACTTAAGTTTATCAGTGCTTAAAAAAAGATTAAATGATTTACCATTCCTGTTGTTGATTAGAAGGCAGACCAAAGCGATGTTCCGATGTCCTTAAAGCGGAGGTGTTAGGATGATGACTGTTCTGTTGAGTGAATGAAGATTTTTACAGGCCGGGACAAAAATGGTGGCGGGTACACTTCGGATTTCTATTCTTCATTTTCAAACGATTAAGAGCCTGGTTAAAATTTTACCGATTTATTTATTATTCTTATTGAAGTTGATCATTGCTCCATTTTGATGCTCTTTTGAGCGTATTTTTCACTTCCTATTTTTGATTTAGCCCGCTAAATCTGCAAACACGAAGCAAAAAATCCATCTCAAAATAGCTATAAAAATTTTTGGCAATAAAATTTAAACAGCCTCTTAAACTCTTTGTCTGTTTACAAAGTTTGGGAATTGATACTGAAGGCGGGAGGCAGGATTAACAAAATCGGCTTCTCCGGAAAGGAGAAGCCGATTGATAGGTATGTGTGATTGATTTGGTTTAGCGTGTACAGTTGGCAGTCCAGGTTCGGCCGTCTTTTGTATAAAATATTTTAAGCTCGTTATTATCAATTCTGATATAGGAGGTTCCGTTGGAGCCAATCATGATCAGGGTATGATCTCCCTGTTTTTCAAATTCTATGCCATTTAGATCCGGAATGCCGTCTGAGAAAGCAAAATTATACTTTGTCCCACTGGCAATTTTCGTTACAAATACGCTCCCGTTATCTTTTGTAACAGTTGTAGAATCGTCTGTATAGGAAACACTTCCTTTATACGTTCCGGCAAAAAAATCGTTGTTGGTAGGGTCATCATCATTGCTGCATGATGAGAGGGTGCTGATCATAAAGCAGATTAGGGCGAACAGCCCCAGAATTTTGATTGTTTTTTTCATAATATTAAATTTCGTTATGTTGGTACATTCTAGTTTTCAAACAATATGCCACTGTGCTGAGACTTTGAAATTTTAACTTTTAATTAAAAAAAATAGTTAAAAATCAATATTTAGCGAGAGTTTAAGGATCAGTTTCAAAACTTGGGGAGAAATTGTTTAGATGTATTTTTTGCCACGAATGCACGAATACTTTTTATTTCCCACAGATCGCAGATAGTGCTGTTTCTGTTGGTTTTTCGCAAAGTCGCAAAGATATTTTTTAATACTTTATGTTTTTAAGACGCAAGGATTTTATCAAAGATAAAATTGAAGGCTGCATATTATCGCCACGAATGCACGAATATTCTTACTTCCCACAGATCGTACGGATTTTCACAGATGATATCGTTGATTTTCTTTGCTTATCTTTTCCGGTCTTTTATAGGTAGAACGGTTTGGTGAGACTTAAAACGGGAGTTGTCAAAAAAAATGGGTTGGCTTCGTGTTCAATATGTAAAGTGTAAGGAAAAGAATCTGTATCATTTGCAAAATCTGCGAGCGCAAAAAATTTCATCTTATAGTATCTACACTTTTTTGCCTACTCCCCAACTTTTGTACTTGATCCGAGTTTAAAGAATTTTAGCCTGCTTTAAAGAAAAAAGCTTCGAATTGATTTCGAAGCTTTGGTGAATTTTAAAT
The sequence above is a segment of the Chryseobacterium sp. MYb264 genome. Coding sequences within it:
- a CDS encoding GH3 auxin-responsive promoter family protein — its product is MLNFIKKNAALVWAKKHVQKADEFKKNAEKNQEDLLLSLVDTAKKTLFGREHDFESIKSVKDFQDRVPVGDYEVLKPYIERVKKGQANILWTETPEYFAKTSGTTSGAKYIPISKEGMPFQIKGAQSALFHYIAKKNNADFVKGKMIFLQGSPELTENFGIKVGRLSGIVAHHIPNYLQKNRLPSLKTNMIEDWEAKVDKIVEETEKENMTLISGIPPWLIMYFEKLTGKKGQKIKQIFPNLQLIVTGGVNYEPYRDKMEELLGGKVDIVQTFPASEGFFAFQDDYTQEGLLLLTHHGIFYEFISLEDYGKPGARRLTLKEVELNKDYALILTTNSGLWAYSIGDVVRFIDKNPHRILVSGRTKHFTSAFGEHVIAYEVEEAMKATLKQHPAQITEFHLAPQVNPHEELPYHEWFIEFEKEPEHLDLFKAELDRQLRKKNTYYDDLISGHILQPLHISKMSKNAFNEYAKSQGKLGGQNKTPRLANDRKIADLLEIYKL